The Limnospira fusiformis SAG 85.79 genomic interval ATTGATATTGCGCCTGATTTTATTCCGGTGATTGGATGGATAGATGATGGTATTATTGCCACGATGCTGGTAACAGAAGTTTCTGCCTTGGTTCTGGAAAAAATAAAGAAACGCAAGGCTGATGAAAGTACCTCAGAAGTTGGGGAAGCAACTGATGTTCAAGCATCAGTGGTGGATGTAGCGGCACAGGAGTTTTAACTAAGGGCTTCGGACAGGTAATTAGCGGTCGCTTCCACAAGAGCGATCGCATTTTCGTAGACCATGCGAGTAGGTCCCAATATACCCACACTACCAATAGGCTGGGAATTTTGGCGATATTGAGCCGAGATGAGGGTGCAACTGCGGATGGGTTCGAGGGGATTTTCCGAACCAATGCGGATGTTTACCTGTTGGGAAGATTCTGGGGTAGCAAAAATGAGGGGCCAGAGTTGTTCCTGTTCATCTTCGAGCAGATGTAGAATAGTTTGGACTTGCTGAAGTTGTGAAAATTCGGGCAGTCGTAGGACTTCGGAAACACCGCTAACCTGAATCCTAGTATATTCTGGAGTTTGGTGGCGATCGCCTAAGCTCTTGAGCAACTGTTCGATAAAATTACTATATTGCTGAAAGTCTTGATCTATCTCAGTCCAGTCTAAAGTTGACAATTCAGCCAAAGCTAGTCCCCTAAGTTGGTGATTGAGAAAATTAGAGAGAATCTGTAATTCCTGTTCTAATATTTCGGTATCGTCGCCGATATCCTCAACTCCCGGGGCAATTTCCATCAAAATGGACTGGGTTTGATAGGTATGAGTCACCACAACTACCATAATTTTTCCTGAGCCCATAGGAACCAGTTGCAAATGTTGGAGCCTTTCGGTCTTGGTTTGTGGCATAGTAATCAGGGAAATATAGCCACTGAGGGTAGAAAGAATTTGGGCTGCACCTCGTAGCACAGCCTCCAAACTACAACTATCAAAATTTAGCTGTTCCCGTAGGAGTCTAGCGACTTCCTTAGCCAGAGTATCAGAGGGAGTCATCAGGCGATCGACATAAATCCTATAGCCAGAATCAGAAGGTACTCGTCCGGCGGAAGTATAAGGTTGATAGAGTAGTCCGGCTTTTTCCAAGGCTCCCATACCATTGCGGATAGTAGCGGGACTGACATTAAGATTATACTCTTGGGCTAAGGATTTTGAGCCAACAGGTTCTGCTGTCGCGATATAGTGGCGAACAGTTGCCCAGAGAATTTGTTGTTGTCGTGCGGTTAACTTGGATTGAACAAACATTGCACTAAAATTCAGTTACCGAACAATTGTTAAGATTCAAGCTCTGCACATACCTTGACACACTTTATGATAAATCGCTAGGGAATAGAAAACAGAGGGGCGAAACTTTCCGGCTACAAGTCAAGAGTTGAACACCTGACCCTTTGCCCGAAAGCCTCACCCCTAGGGGAAAGGTAGTCTAAACTGTTGGTTTCTGATTAACCTAGGGACTTACCAGCCTTTTTCAGCTTGGTCTACAACATAAGCAGCAACGTCTTCGATCTGCTTGGGAGAGAGTCGGCCATTAAATGCAGGCATGGCGTTTTTACCATTAGTGACTTGGTAAGCCACGGAGGCCACTGCATCCTCATCAAATCCTTTCAGATATTTAGCCAAATCAGACTTGCTGAGGGTTTTGTTGGCAACAATCACATTGCGTCCGCCCATGTGGCAGGCTGCACAGTTAGCAGAAAAAACAGAAGCGCCAGCGGCAGCATCTGCAGCCAAAGCGGGACGTGGCAGTGCAAAGGTCAACAGAGCCACACAGAGTAAAATAACTGACAGCAGCTTTTTCAAAATCGTTCTCCTCTTCTTTAGGTTAAACAGACAGTTAAATGTCAACGGGTTTTATTTTACCGGAGTCTGCCCACTCCAGAAAACTGATCAACTGTTTTTTGTTTAAGATAGATGGGGGTTAACAATGGTGGGACTAGGCGTAAACCTGTCGATAGTAGGCTTGGTACTCTTCGGATAGTAATGGTTCCCACCAATGGCGATGGGTAAGATACCAGCCAACGGTCTGCCGTAACCCTTCTTCTACGGTGACTAGGGGAGCCCATCCTAACTGGGTTTTTAGCTTGCTGGAATTGATCGCATAACGGCGATCGTGGCCGGGTCTATCTTTAACAAAGGTGATCAGATCCATGGAGGGTTTGACGGGTAGGTGGTGGGAGGCTAGTTCGTCCATGAACCGACACAGCATCTTCACCAGGTCTAAATTGGTTACCTCGTTATTCCCTCCAATATTATAGGTTTCTCCGGGTTTACCTCGGTGAATGACTACATCGAGGGCGCGACAGTGGTCTAGTACATATAGCCAGTCTCGCACATTTTGCCCATCTCCATATATGGGGAGGGGTTTACCCAACAGGATATTAATACACATCAGGGGGATGAGTTTTTCTGGATAGTGATAGGGGCCGTAATTATTGGAACAATTGGTGATGATGGTGGGTAGGTTGTAGGTGTGATAGTAGGCGCGCACTAGATGATCGCTACCAGCTTTTGAGGCAGAATAGGGACTGTTGGGGGTGTAGGGGGTGGTTTCGGTAAAGGGAGGATCTTCGGGGCCGAGACTGCCATATACTTCGTCTGTGGAGACGTGCAGAAAACGGTAATGATCAGGCTGTTGGTGCTGGTTCCAATAGTGTCTAAAGGCTTCTAATAGGGTTAGGGTTCCGACAACGTTGGTTTGAATGAAGGCATCGGGACCGAGAATTGAGCGATCGACATGGGACTCGGCGGCAAAGTGGGCAATGGTGTCGATCGCCTCTTCTTCTAGTAATTTGTCAATTAAAGTGCGATCGCAGATATTACCTTCGACAAACTTAAACTGTTCCCGGTCTTCTAAGGTGGCTAGGTTCTGGCGGTTTCCGGCGTAGGTGAGGGCATCTAAAACGACGATACGATCTTCTGGGTAAGCATTGCACCAGTGGTGGACAAAATTTGAACCAATGAACCCCGCCCCCCCAGTGACTAGAACCCGACGAGGATACAAATTTTCACTACTATCGTAGCTATATTGAACTGCCAAAGTGTTTTCCTCCAAACAGTCTTCTGGACTGGCGCTAACTGATCACTAAGTATATTTTGATTGATGGCAACTATTGTATCTTGAACCTAGTGGTTAACCAAAGCTGGCCAATATATCTTATTACTCGGTTATTCAATGCCTGTTGATTTATCGATGTTTTCCTGGGTCTCGGCTTCTCTTTGGCGATCGCCCATAGACTGCCACAGGGAAAAGGCCTGATTTAAATAATCTAGGGCCTGTTGTCTGTCCCCTAAAGCTAAGTGGGCTAGACCAATATTATTGAGGGTTTGCGCTTCCCCTGATAGATATCCCACGGATTGAGAAATCGATAAAGCCCGCTGGTAATACTCCAAACCACCAGAGATTTCCCCTAGGTTTACATAAACCTCACCGATCTCATTAAGTATATTAACTTTCCGATAAGGTTCCCCTATTTCGTCAAAGATAGATAGGGCTTGCTGGTAATAATCTAAGGCTGTGGTAGTTTCCTCCATGCTTAGGTGAACCTGACCAATACTTTGCAAAGTGTTAGCTTTACCAAACCCAGGGGGTAGCCTTTGTTCCTCTGGCGAATCGATTATATCCCACATTGACAGGGCTTGATTTAAATAATCCAGGGCGGGTTGATTTTCTCCTAATTCCGAGTAAGCGGAACCT includes:
- a CDS encoding tetratricopeptide repeat protein, translating into MKAVGISTAHREGDVRRVKPAVAVLPENPPFSKQGSMSRYDGKKLIGEGDEIMINLTRVLAMGLIAGLVLPGLTASASEILSIRLPRLVAQENPQDQANQLFQEAIFLTKQGTPSALREAIAKFKEVMPLLDQIGDSFAIAATMTAIGSAYSELGENQPALDYLNQALSMWDIIDSPEEQRLPPGFGKANTLQSIGQVHLSMEETTTALDYYQQALSIFDEIGEPYRKVNILNEIGEVYVNLGEISGGLEYYQRALSISQSVGYLSGEAQTLNNIGLAHLALGDRQQALDYLNQAFSLWQSMGDRQREAETQENIDKSTGIE
- the rfbB gene encoding dTDP-glucose 4,6-dehydratase, yielding MAVQYSYDSSENLYPRRVLVTGGAGFIGSNFVHHWCNAYPEDRIVVLDALTYAGNRQNLATLEDREQFKFVEGNICDRTLIDKLLEEEAIDTIAHFAAESHVDRSILGPDAFIQTNVVGTLTLLEAFRHYWNQHQQPDHYRFLHVSTDEVYGSLGPEDPPFTETTPYTPNSPYSASKAGSDHLVRAYYHTYNLPTIITNCSNNYGPYHYPEKLIPLMCINILLGKPLPIYGDGQNVRDWLYVLDHCRALDVVIHRGKPGETYNIGGNNEVTNLDLVKMLCRFMDELASHHLPVKPSMDLITFVKDRPGHDRRYAINSSKLKTQLGWAPLVTVEEGLRQTVGWYLTHRHWWEPLLSEEYQAYYRQVYA
- a CDS encoding YkvA family protein; the protein is MKNIVQSFYLWYRQTLRHAKYRWLLIGGTLIYLISPIDIAPDFIPVIGWIDDGIIATMLVTEVSALVLEKIKKRKADESTSEVGEATDVQASVVDVAAQEF
- the hrcA gene encoding heat-inducible transcriptional repressor HrcA; protein product: MFVQSKLTARQQQILWATVRHYIATAEPVGSKSLAQEYNLNVSPATIRNGMGALEKAGLLYQPYTSAGRVPSDSGYRIYVDRLMTPSDTLAKEVARLLREQLNFDSCSLEAVLRGAAQILSTLSGYISLITMPQTKTERLQHLQLVPMGSGKIMVVVVTHTYQTQSILMEIAPGVEDIGDDTEILEQELQILSNFLNHQLRGLALAELSTLDWTEIDQDFQQYSNFIEQLLKSLGDRHQTPEYTRIQVSGVSEVLRLPEFSQLQQVQTILHLLEDEQEQLWPLIFATPESSQQVNIRIGSENPLEPIRSCTLISAQYRQNSQPIGSVGILGPTRMVYENAIALVEATANYLSEALS
- the petJ gene encoding cytochrome c6 PetJ yields the protein MKKLLSVILLCVALLTFALPRPALAADAAAGASVFSANCAACHMGGRNVIVANKTLSKSDLAKYLKGFDEDAVASVAYQVTNGKNAMPAFNGRLSPKQIEDVAAYVVDQAEKGW